In the Parus major isolate Abel chromosome 7, Parus_major1.1, whole genome shotgun sequence genome, AAAAGGCTGTATGTTACGGCAGCTCTCAGGATAATGCCAGAACAGACATGTCAGTcagcacaaggaaaacaagctgCTGATCTAAGATTGCAGTGCTGAATACATGCTCAGCTCAGTCACTGTATTGATGTCCCAAACAAACCTCCTCAAACTGGGAAATTCTTGCTCTAGGAGGAGAAAGTCAAAGCCTGGGCAGCCCTTGAAGCCATCTGAAGTGCAAGGAAATGACTGGGACTTGCAGAATCTCGTTCCTTGGTCAGAAAGGTAagtttttttgttcagtttgaaaatgcaaacacataTTTTAGACTGATAAAGGTGAAAATGAGCACGCAGTGATAGGAAACAGAGCAGGCTTTATTCACATGGCAGCGTACAATCATCTCTGTTTCCAGGTAAGGGTCATGGATGGTCCAAATAACTCCTAGGTAGCTTTTTGCAAATCCATCTATAATTTTCCTATTGGATTCATGTGACAGTTACTTATGAAGAGATGATAAAAGTATCTGTAAATATTATTGAAATCTGTAAATGGTTTGAAAGGCATTGTTCCCATGAAACTTGAAAAGTgaacttttcaaatatttggcAACTTACACTTTCAGGTAATTTCAGATACCAGCAGCTCTTACAGACAGTAAGCTGATGTTCTGTCAGAAGGCCAGTATTTAGTAACTTCTatgtaaataaatgctttgaaTGCTGGACAATATTACCTTGCAAAacaagcaatttttcttttcagcaaagaaaaaacatacaTGAACTCAGAATTTACTAGTACAGAGGGGACGTGTAACAAGTACTACACAGGGTGATAAAAGAGATGGagttggaaaagcagaaatcccTTTGTGGCTAAAATATGAGTTACCAGTCCAAACAGCCCATGCTTTGTGTCACTCCGTCAAGCCCTCCTCTTTCTGTTCCCTCCCCACCCCGCTGTGggaaatcaaaatgttttgattcATTCATTTAGTCATTAAAGCCAACtcattttgtacattttttgtTCTTGCAGGTATAATGCCCTTTCTCTGGTCCTTGCTGATGGTTTTCAGGGAGCACTCATTGTTTCACTTCCTCAAGGTTATATACAATCCTTGAATATCTTCTAGAATTCAGTTGCTGATTTATCTGTTGGGTTCCTTTGTCACAGGCCATCTCATGTTGCAAGTATATTGTGCAAATAACACTCAAGaatataaaatcttaaaaatcttAGAGAACATTCCTATTAAGACTAATTTAATCCCTCGAACGTGACTGTGTTTCTATCTTATGCCAGTGCAAGATGAGCAAGCTTTACCCCTGAAATGGCATCTTGTGGAACCAATATGGGCTACTGCAGTTCTGATTTTCAAGGCAGCATTGGCCATTGCAATTTGAAAGGGTATGAAGTGACCAGGagaaaagtaacaaaaagaGCAGCATTCCAACAAGCTCCTCCCAGAAATCACAACTTACATGCAAGTTGTGACTTAAATATATGTCAGGTTTTGTTAACATTGTAAAAAATCTGTTCACAGCAAGTATGAGAaggtttaattattttttttcccaacatgCTGATAGGAAGCTGAAGACAGTTGCAAGCAGTTGGTTTTCCACCTACTGCCACAGTGGTGGAAATTTATTCCTTCACTTTGCAAGCAAAGCAATCACAAGCAATCAAACTCCATTTGCCTGAAGGAGATCTCAGAGAAGCTGGACAAAGGTTTGCCCCCGATGAGCAGCAGTGTGTTGGTACAGCTGCTCTCACCCCCCGTGGCCGCACAGCCACAGTTGGTTCTCTCCTCTTCACCCagagcctgagcagcagctAAAGCCTCTCCCGAACAAGCCAACAGACAGAGAGATTTGTCCTTGGACAAACAGCTCCTGTCTCTGGTTGGGCCTAGTCCTGCCTCTGAGGTGGTCTGGAAGGCAGGGAATTCTGCTGGCTCCAGAGGCAGGCTGAAGGTTTTCATTTCAATGGCATTGCTCCGCTCTGTCGTCTGTGGGCAGAAGTAGCTGCAAAAGCCAAAGTGCCTCGGGATGGGCACTAGCTGGGGATGGTCGTTCTGCTCATTCTTGCAGTGGGTGGGGAACGTATCGATGAAATCTGAGGTAGTTTGGAAATCTGTACCAATTCCTAAGATGCAGTGATACATTTTGGGAGAAAAGTTTCCCTTTGTAGTACTACTGAGCTTCTTCCACGTCTGCGTATGGAAATGATACTTCCAGAGGTCATCATTAGGGCTGGAATTTGAAATCCCTCCGCCATAAATCAGCATAGAGTCTTTGCAGACTATTGAAGCATGACCTACCACGGGAGGAGGTCCTTGGCTGAAGGTAAGAGAAACCAGCAGTTAAGGGGAGACCAACAAGAAACTTAGTGCTGATTTTagcttctgttttcctgttgaCTCAGAAGGATGACTGCTGAACAGCTGCATTGGGACATCAAAATTACACTGCTGACAGCTGCATCAACGCCTTGCCAACAGCTCTCCCGGGCAAAGCCAACTGGAGccccagggaaggcagcagcgCTGCATCCTGATCTGAACAATCCCCACAGTTACCAAGAGGGCATCgtctccctctcctcccacacACAGTATCAAAGAGTAAGATGAATTCTCTTGCTCTGCTCTTTTAGTGTAACAAATAGAATAGTTTACCTTGTTCTGATGCTggaccagctgctgcttccaaagTCCCACCTCCACAAGTCCCTCTGTTCAGTGAGCCCCATCAGCCCCCCAAAGAGGTACATGGCTGTGTGATAAACCACTGCTGAGTGGCCGTGCCGAGCTccggggctgctgctgtgacagggGCTGGAAACACACAACCACTTCCTTgtatctgaaacaaaaatactgatttattgATGGATCAAATTTACCCTGACTATTTGAGAAAGGACTTCCTGGAGGAGGCAACTATTCAGTTGGAGAATAAGGGTTTCTGCTCTAAGCTTATTATGAGTCAACAGCTTAAATTCTGACACTGAAcaagtgcatttaaaaaaatcagttttgaaataaacttttaatgaaaatgtcagATGCTGTGTGACAGATGCCatggaaattttatttacagagcAGTTTTTCCTACAGCTTTGTCAGTTCATTGACTCTGACACAGAAAGATACTTTCCTGGCTGTTAGAGGGGAAAATCAGtcaacaaaaacattaattcatTAATGTCTATGCTTATTCTCCCtgtgagggaaggaaggatGAGATAAACCCatcatttgtttcaaaatagtGACAGAATGGCCATCAGATAACAAGTTACGCATTTAGGAAATCTCTGGGAATCGTCTGGTTTGCAATAATCAGAGTGGTAATGAATATGCTAATAAACTATCTTCTGTCAGGTTTGGCTTCCCTGGGTCAGCTGGAGATTTCAGAACAAAAGTTGGCATTAACGGGCTGAAATCAGGTCTCTGCTGTATCTGAAAGTTTTTAGTAATCCTTGAAGAATTTTAGTGAATAGTAAACAAGCATTGTCCCTGATTTTCAGCTCTAAAATTGGCAAATACTGCAAAACTTATTCCAGTGTAATAGTCTAATTAATTTCAGCCAGCAATTAATTGAATTGACAGAATTTATCACTAAATGTTCTCAAAGAGAATCCAAAACTAACTTAGAGCATTCCTACTAATAAGAATTTTCTTAGCAGAGCAAGCCAtgctctcctgctgcagttGTTTTACACTGGATCAAAACCTTAACCTGTCTTTTTAACTTACCAAAATGGAATTCCCAAAACTCCTGAGAAATGCCTTTGATGCCAAAGTATCCCCCATAGATGTACATGCTGGAATGGTACACGACTGCACTGTGACCTTTTCTGTTAGCTGGTGCAGAGCTCTAGAACAgttcaaaattaagaaaaaaacctatgaAGTCATATCAGCAGCAATGTCTGTCTCAGAAATACacctattttcttttccccacaaatGACCCTGCAATCCCAAACTTTCTCTTGACTCTTCCATCAAGCACAGGCTACCAAAGTGGTAACTGTGTCAcatcttaaaatttttttgggTATAATTTCAAAGTGTAGAATGATGATGTTTCAGTACCAAAAAAAGAGTGATTCTTAATGTGTAGTGATACAAAACCAATCTCAAGAGACCAAGCCATAAATGCTTCCACTCGAGTTTCAATTAGAAGTGGCAGTAACTTGGTGAGTCCACGTGTTCacactgaagaaatgaaaaatgctgcagcacTTCACGTTCCAAAATGTATTAGCGTGGCTGCCAATCTGTTTTCACAACCCTACTTTTAAAAGCACAGGCTTCACGTATGGTTCCaatattccatttaaaattagttttcttgataaggatttcagaaaaacagaagcagcagcagaggagaggacTTAACTTCTTACACAGGACTTAAAATTTaagagcagtatttttaaacactgttttgaaaaaggaaaaagccttAAGTTATTGAAAgtgcaaagaaataaagtatAGCCACATGTCTCTGAAGAGATGAGATTGGAACTGTTTGGGGGAACATATTTCAAAGCAATCTGTTTAATCAACAAAGCAACAGGCATTTGATTCACACATTCCCCACTTCCTGGCTCCTTACCTCCGTCTCTGCTGGTTCGTTGCAGCTCTCTGTCCATCTTGCAGAATCTGGGGGATTGAGTTAATAAAGCGCAGTTTAGATCCCGCACCACAAGAGGACACTCCTCCCACAGTAATTGTTCAAATTACACAGCTCATTTTCAAGGAACTCTCGTCCTGGTGTTTTCTACTGACAAGGCTGAAGAAATCCCGCTAAGACACCAGCACCAAGAGACTTGCAGGAGACACAGTTTGAAcagttttcctctctccttATCTAATACCGAATTACACAGGTACCACACTGTATTCTTGTTTCCTAAAGCTATATTTCATAATGCAGAAGTAACCTGCGACTTCCATCATTTTCTGAACTTGTAGGAATCCCAGATTTCCCTAAGGATGTATGACTCCTGCTTACCACATATACCTTATTATGGCAGGCTaattatttcttgttctttttcacaGGTCCCTTAAATAGCCCTCAAATAACAGCCAGCAATCACAGATCTGGGATCATTGTGAAGGAGAGGAAATATCAGATAACCCAGCACCAGAGGTACAATGAGAAATCACTGCAGGCTTGCATTACTTAAAGCTATTCTTgccaaaagattttaaataataacCATGAAACAGACACACAACCTATGTTGAACAGCTCATTTCCAATTTCCACAGGTAAGTACTGGGAGTAATAAGATGctttctcctttaaaatatattctgaggcttttctttcttccagcagGTTACCTCTAGTAACTGgtggaaaacacaaaggaagGACTGAAAAAATACCATTGACTTAAGGTTACACAGGGAAGAAGCAAAACAAGCCAGGAAACTTAAATCTTGGTCTAGACACAAGATTTACTATCTTAAAAAGAACTgagcctctctctctcccctcccgATGTGACATCAAAATGACAGCCATTACCGTACACAGGATTTCCAAAGGGAGAATCCATGGTGTATGACATTGCTATTAAATTCAAATGCTGCACTGATTTTTTAGAATACACACTTATGAGATCCTAGATGTTTGttcttaggagaaaaaaaatccatgttatAAACTGTTGATGTTAATTTCCCACctttttgtttaattatatTTGATTTCTCTTGATCTAGCTTATGTGTTTCTTCAGTAAAAGCACAAAATGAGATACACTTTACTGATCTACATTCTTCTCTAAGAgcttggtttttaaaatatatgtggcataaaaaataaaaattaaataatacatGAATTATCAGGTTTTATAATCATATAGTAAACTtaagagggagagagggaggaatgGAAATTCTGAAACCTTAAAATACATCAAATTTTCCCATAAAACACTCTCTAATTGAAGTAAGACCCGTGTCTCTGATAACAGCCTAATTTTGAGGGGAAAATGTGCACACAGTTTTACACACATTACTTGTTGTAAAGCTTAGGGAAGGCTCTGTtacaagcagcagaaaacagtTTGGATCTTACTATTTATTACTGCTTAGGGACTTGGAATGTCCCATGGAAATGACTGGCTATTGTGTATCATACCAATGTCATATATCCAGAGAGGAGTTTTTGCTTGTGTGAAAGCAGAATCCACCATCCCACCAAAAATATACAGGCTGCCCTGCAAAATGCACAAATATTTGTCACTTACAGGAAGGCACatagcataaaaataattttaaaaacaattcttaAATGTAAAGGTTGCTATCAGCAAATTATAGTTAACAATATGATGATCTTTTAACAATTAGTCCCAAGAAGCCACCAACTTTTAATTATTCTCTCTTTATTCTCTCCCAGTGGGAAGCCCTGAAGAACATTCTGCTGTGTAACAGGGATGGCATTTCAGAACCGCTCGTTCCTCGTCAGCCTGGGGCAGCTTCAGAAATTTGGGAATCTGGGGCTCTCTTGAGGCGTTGCTCAGGTAAT is a window encoding:
- the LOC107207360 gene encoding leucine-zipper-like transcriptional regulator 1 homolog, which gives rise to MKGRKRRQRSAARRPWGQGSATSAMLRRRGFVYLYGGHSSTTLRDFWRYHTVKNEWEMLDCSRDGPEELEEHSMVAYKGSLYIFGGMVDSAFTQAKTPLWIYDIDSARWTESCNEPAETESSAPANRKGHSAVVYHSSMYIYGGYFGIKGISQEFWEFHFDTRKWLCVSSPCHSSSPGARHGHSAVVYHTAMYLFGGLMGLTEQRDLWRWDFGSSSWSSIRTSQGPPPVVGHASIVCKDSMLIYGGGISNSSPNDDLWKYHFHTQTWKKLSSTTKGNFSPKMYHCILGIGTDFQTTSDFIDTFPTHCKNEQNDHPQLVPIPRHFGFCSYFCPQTTERSNAIEMKTFSLPLEPAEFPAFQTTSEAGLGPTRDRSCLSKDKSLCLLACSGEALAAAQALGEEERTNCGCAATGGESSCTNTLLLIGGKPLSSFSEISFRQMEFDCL